From Armatimonadia bacterium, the proteins below share one genomic window:
- a CDS encoding phosphatase PAP2 family protein, with protein MTRRILNSLLWATAIVATGSVLVLYDPALMAAYRSIAPRSQSIETLANFLTGLYEPYMLLVFAALYAVVVPVLRWRRFAVLFGAMLTQALLIDFLKHVFSRVRPDGVPAGVFLGPQWHEWQHSFPGGHAAAAFALAAIIGAWHPRLRWAVYLFAFLVALARIQLNRHYFGDCFIGGWLGYWVAQCFLTYAKPTLQPAAEMSPASVEARVAESD; from the coding sequence ATGACGCGACGTATCCTCAACAGCCTCCTGTGGGCAACCGCGATCGTTGCCACAGGCTCTGTGCTCGTCCTGTATGACCCGGCCCTCATGGCCGCCTACCGAAGCATAGCGCCCAGATCGCAGTCGATAGAGACCCTTGCCAACTTCCTGACGGGGCTCTATGAACCGTATATGCTGCTTGTCTTTGCGGCGCTGTATGCCGTTGTCGTCCCTGTCTTGCGCTGGCGAAGGTTCGCGGTCCTGTTCGGTGCCATGCTGACGCAGGCGCTCCTTATCGACTTCCTCAAGCACGTCTTCAGCCGTGTGCGTCCCGACGGTGTTCCTGCGGGTGTGTTCCTCGGGCCGCAGTGGCACGAGTGGCAGCACTCCTTTCCCGGCGGCCATGCAGCAGCCGCCTTTGCGCTGGCCGCGATTATCGGTGCCTGGCACCCCCGCTTGCGATGGGCCGTGTACCTGTTTGCCTTCCTGGTTGCCCTGGCACGCATCCAGCTCAACCGCCATTACTTCGGCGACTGCTTCATCGGCGGCTGGCTCGGATACTGGGTCGCCCAGTGCTTCCTGACCTACGCCAAGCCAACCCTCCAGCCGGCCGCTGAAATGAGCCCTGCCTCTGTCGAGGCCCGTGTGGCCGAGAGCGACTGA
- the mnmE gene encoding tRNA uridine-5-carboxymethylaminomethyl(34) synthesis GTPase MnmE produces MEQHSFEDTIAAVSTPPGQSGIGIVRLSGPRALEIADGVFVPATPTKTAYSLRTFSTAYGRVVDGEETVDEVILTVMRAPRTYTTQDVVEINCHGGVVPVRRTLELVLSRGARLADPGEFTKRAFVFGRIDLAQAEAVLDVINARTTEAQRAAAAQLEGRLSEQVTALRDALVEIMVNLEAGIDFAEDGLELLPLPQAGERCDEIARRLGALIDGAQVGRILRDGVRTAIVGRPNVGKSSLMNALLGHERVIVTPIPGTTRDLVEDSVNIDGLPVVLVDTAGLRDTEDVVEVAGVERTRTAMEGSELVLLMLDGSEALGADDRELLRDAPSGHTVVVVNKRDLPAAWESVQRAWGDGEEGPVKDLPVVEISAHTGQGLDDLRTAISEMIWAGRTHAVEGALVTNVRHKLALEAAQRAVLAARKAVEDGLTEEYVAADLREALDALGEIVGLTLSEDIIDRIFASFCIGK; encoded by the coding sequence ATGGAGCAGCACAGCTTCGAAGATACGATTGCGGCAGTCTCGACTCCGCCCGGTCAGAGCGGGATCGGGATTGTGCGCCTCAGCGGCCCGCGTGCGCTTGAGATCGCCGACGGCGTCTTCGTGCCCGCGACCCCGACGAAGACCGCTTACTCACTGCGGACCTTCAGCACCGCCTACGGGCGAGTGGTCGACGGCGAGGAGACCGTGGACGAGGTCATCCTCACCGTCATGCGGGCGCCCCGCACCTACACCACCCAGGATGTCGTCGAGATCAACTGTCACGGTGGCGTTGTACCGGTTCGCCGCACGCTCGAGTTGGTCCTGTCGCGAGGGGCGCGACTCGCTGACCCTGGGGAGTTCACCAAGCGTGCCTTCGTCTTCGGCCGCATCGACCTCGCCCAGGCGGAGGCGGTGCTGGACGTGATCAACGCGCGGACGACCGAGGCACAACGGGCCGCCGCCGCGCAGTTGGAGGGGCGGCTCTCGGAGCAGGTGACGGCCCTGCGAGACGCCCTCGTGGAGATCATGGTGAACCTGGAGGCCGGCATCGACTTCGCCGAGGACGGCCTGGAACTCCTGCCCCTGCCGCAAGCGGGGGAGAGGTGCGACGAGATCGCCCGCCGGCTTGGAGCGCTGATTGATGGGGCCCAGGTCGGACGGATCCTGCGCGACGGGGTGCGGACGGCGATCGTCGGCCGACCCAATGTGGGTAAGTCGAGTCTGATGAATGCGCTCCTCGGGCACGAGCGCGTGATCGTGACGCCGATCCCGGGCACCACCCGCGACCTGGTTGAGGACAGCGTGAACATCGATGGCTTGCCCGTGGTTCTCGTGGATACCGCAGGACTGCGCGATACCGAAGATGTGGTTGAAGTCGCCGGGGTGGAGAGGACTCGGACCGCGATGGAGGGCTCCGAGTTGGTCCTGCTGATGCTCGACGGCTCGGAAGCCCTGGGGGCAGACGACCGTGAGCTTCTGCGTGACGCACCCTCCGGGCATACGGTGGTGGTGGTGAACAAGCGTGACTTACCGGCGGCCTGGGAGAGTGTGCAGAGGGCCTGGGGAGACGGGGAAGAGGGTCCCGTGAAGGACCTGCCGGTGGTGGAGATCTCGGCGCATACAGGCCAGGGGCTGGACGATCTGCGCACGGCCATCAGCGAGATGATCTGGGCCGGCCGGACCCATGCCGTCGAGGGAGCGCTGGTCACCAACGTCCGCCACAAGCTCGCGCTGGAGGCGGCGCAGAGGGCGGTACTCGCTGCCCGGAAGGCGGTCGAGGACGGGCTGACGGAGGAGTACGTGGCCGCCGACCTGCGCGAGGCACTGGATGCCCTCGGGGAGATCGTAGGTCTCACCCTCAGTGAGGATATCATCGACCGCATCTTCGCGAGCTTCTGCATCGGGAAATGA
- a CDS encoding sigma-70 family RNA polymerase sigma factor: protein MVAARGGDDEAFERLALRLRAAVSRFLRHLGCSEAAVEDMTQETLLRLWSARGSYEERAALQTYVFTIAHNLWRSHLRRLSTAPPPMGLPSDPDELDRLLLRPPHGPPGPEAQLLERYRAFHLRQAIVRLPWRQRIVFVLAQMEGLPYTQIASMLGIAEGTVKSRMHRALRSLQTELAREFPELSGTEE, encoded by the coding sequence ATGGTAGCCGCACGAGGGGGCGACGACGAGGCCTTCGAAAGGCTGGCCCTGCGTCTACGCGCGGCGGTGTCGCGGTTCCTGCGGCATCTGGGTTGCAGCGAAGCGGCGGTGGAGGACATGACCCAGGAGACGCTCCTCAGGCTGTGGTCGGCCCGCGGCAGCTATGAGGAGCGTGCGGCCCTCCAGACCTATGTCTTCACCATCGCCCACAACCTCTGGCGCTCGCACCTGCGCCGTCTTTCGACGGCCCCGCCGCCGATGGGGCTGCCGTCCGACCCGGACGAACTGGATCGCCTGCTGCTTCGCCCTCCTCATGGTCCGCCCGGCCCTGAAGCACAGCTACTGGAACGCTACCGGGCCTTCCACCTGCGCCAGGCCATCGTTCGGCTGCCCTGGCGACAGCGCATCGTCTTCGTCCTTGCTCAGATGGAGGGGCTCCCCTACACACAGATCGCGTCGATGCTGGGGATCGCCGAGGGGACAGTCAAGTCCCGAATGCACCGCGCCCTTCGCTCGCTGCAGACCGAACTCGCACGCGAATTCCCCGAACTCTCGGGAACGGAGGAGTAA
- a CDS encoding ATPase, T2SS/T4P/T4SS family produces MDCKTAADLLVAYARCELSAEQTAQLEKHLAECPACRWSAEAARKTVQLLAQAAEPDTVTLATELMTEAVKAGASDLHLIPQRDWVEVILRVDGVLRPIRQLPRASHSALVGRFLTLSELNPFEYRRAQFSRLQVRVDDHDYHLRVTLLPTAWGPALSLRILPEPLELGLQSLGFSPANRDLMLKLLRQPCGLVVVSGPAGSGKTTTLYACLHELANPSISILTVEESVAYMLEGVRQIVVDYAAGFGHAAALRAAMQSDPDVIMVDFLRDQATAAEAVNLALSGHLVLAGLHAQDAPSAVQRLLGLGLDPTLVADSLIATTCQRLVRRICTGCRREQPTSAADQAFLREQGVSDIPKALLSGAGCESCRGTGYRGRTTIAEILPMTPQLIGAIADGSYTAEIGAAALPETMAHDGAQKALEAVTTVAEVSRVTRSPYRIG; encoded by the coding sequence ATGGACTGCAAGACCGCCGCCGACCTTCTGGTCGCTTACGCCCGCTGCGAACTCAGCGCAGAGCAGACCGCTCAACTGGAGAAGCACCTGGCCGAGTGTCCGGCTTGCCGCTGGAGCGCCGAGGCCGCCCGCAAGACGGTGCAACTCCTTGCCCAGGCCGCAGAACCCGACACAGTCACGCTCGCCACTGAGCTCATGACAGAGGCCGTGAAGGCCGGAGCCAGCGACCTTCACCTCATCCCTCAGCGTGACTGGGTCGAGGTCATCCTCCGCGTTGACGGCGTCCTTCGGCCAATCCGTCAGCTACCACGGGCCTCTCACTCAGCCCTGGTCGGCCGCTTCCTGACGCTGTCCGAGCTGAACCCCTTCGAGTACCGGCGGGCGCAGTTCTCGCGGCTGCAGGTGCGCGTCGATGACCACGACTACCACCTGCGCGTGACGCTTCTGCCCACAGCCTGGGGACCTGCTCTGTCACTGCGCATCCTGCCCGAGCCGCTTGAGCTTGGCCTCCAAAGCCTGGGCTTCTCGCCTGCCAACCGCGACCTGATGCTCAAGTTGCTCCGCCAGCCCTGCGGTCTGGTTGTCGTATCCGGCCCCGCAGGCTCCGGCAAGACCACCACCCTCTACGCCTGCCTGCACGAGCTTGCGAACCCCTCCATCTCGATTCTCACGGTGGAGGAATCGGTCGCCTACATGCTCGAAGGGGTGAGGCAGATCGTCGTGGACTACGCCGCCGGATTCGGTCACGCCGCCGCCCTACGGGCCGCGATGCAGTCTGACCCCGATGTGATCATGGTCGACTTCCTCCGTGACCAGGCGACCGCCGCCGAAGCGGTGAACCTCGCCCTCTCGGGTCACCTGGTCCTCGCCGGACTGCACGCCCAGGACGCCCCTTCTGCTGTCCAGCGTCTCCTGGGTTTGGGCCTGGATCCGACGCTCGTGGCAGACAGCCTCATCGCGACCACCTGCCAGCGCTTGGTCCGACGGATCTGCACCGGCTGTCGTCGGGAGCAACCGACCTCCGCCGCTGACCAGGCTTTCCTTCGCGAGCAGGGCGTATCGGACATCCCGAAGGCCCTGCTAAGTGGGGCGGGCTGCGAGTCCTGTCGGGGAACGGGCTACCGTGGCCGCACTACTATCGCCGAGATACTGCCCATGACGCCCCAACTGATCGGCGCGATCGCCGACGGGAGCTACACGGCGGAAATCGGAGCTGCAGCGCTGCCCGAAACCATGGCGCACGATGGAGCGCAGAAAGCACTGGAGGCAGTCACGACAGTGGCCGAGGTCAGCCGGGTGACCCGCAGCCCATACCGGATCGGCTGA
- a CDS encoding PQQ-binding-like beta-propeller repeat protein, with translation MIRAFPLLLLLGTLSIGVCDDWPTVCHDAQRSGLATSAGPSKGVVVWATELGGSVDGSPIVVGDRVYVGTSHGDFYALNRAEGSVVWKYTTAGAIVGGAEVSAGRVFVGSVDCFVHALDAVTGKMLWRHRTLRPVLAGPTAVGDRVIFGSMDGTLRAVDPATGQTIWRVEGLGGVSAPVTVQGDTLFCGDEIGTIAARRVIDGSVVWTAKLSGRVVAPMSLVDGKLLVPLMSLSALTPPGTEFVTAWNAADGTKAWGIPKPGAQSTLAGTTSYQGTLWAFTVEGYTSDGVLRGLRLTDGLQLFENKMGRLVVDGALARAGDTLYMAAENSVLYFMSARTGVVLKQVALGGRAFSSPAIADGRLYVGCQDGKLYCIE, from the coding sequence ATGATCAGGGCCTTCCCGCTTCTGCTGCTCCTCGGGACGCTGTCCATTGGCGTCTGCGACGATTGGCCGACTGTGTGCCATGATGCGCAGCGCAGCGGGCTGGCTACGAGTGCCGGGCCCTCGAAGGGGGTGGTCGTCTGGGCGACGGAACTGGGCGGAAGTGTCGATGGCTCGCCGATCGTGGTGGGCGACCGGGTCTACGTGGGCACCTCGCATGGCGACTTCTACGCCCTGAACCGCGCAGAGGGTTCCGTGGTGTGGAAGTACACGACCGCGGGGGCCATTGTTGGGGGCGCTGAAGTGAGCGCCGGTCGAGTGTTCGTCGGGAGCGTCGACTGCTTCGTGCATGCGCTTGATGCGGTGACCGGCAAGATGCTCTGGCGGCACCGTACCTTGCGCCCGGTCCTGGCAGGGCCTACCGCGGTGGGCGACCGAGTGATTTTCGGCAGCATGGATGGAACGCTGCGCGCCGTTGACCCGGCCACAGGTCAGACGATCTGGCGCGTCGAGGGCCTGGGCGGCGTGAGCGCTCCTGTGACCGTCCAGGGCGACACGCTCTTCTGCGGCGATGAGATCGGCACGATCGCAGCACGGAGGGTGATCGATGGGTCCGTGGTGTGGACTGCCAAGCTCAGCGGCCGGGTTGTCGCACCCATGAGCCTCGTCGACGGCAAGCTGCTGGTGCCCTTGATGAGCCTGAGCGCCTTGACGCCGCCGGGGACTGAGTTCGTAACGGCCTGGAACGCGGCGGACGGGACCAAGGCCTGGGGGATCCCCAAGCCGGGAGCCCAGTCGACGCTGGCGGGAACTACGAGCTACCAGGGCACGCTGTGGGCCTTCACCGTGGAAGGGTATACCTCGGATGGTGTCCTGCGTGGTCTGCGTCTCACCGACGGCCTGCAGCTCTTCGAGAACAAGATGGGTCGGCTCGTGGTCGATGGCGCGCTGGCCCGTGCCGGCGACACGCTGTATATGGCTGCTGAGAACAGCGTTTTGTACTTCATGAGCGCCCGCACGGGCGTCGTTCTGAAGCAGGTGGCGCTGGGCGGCAGAGCCTTCTCCTCCCCCGCGATTGCCGATGGGCGGCTGTATGTGGGCTGCCAGGACGGAAAGCTGTACTGTATCGAGTGA